In a genomic window of Shouchella clausii:
- a CDS encoding YlaH-like family protein, with the protein MEFLAEQTVPLESMPWLMQATYENPWIGFIAFVATIVLCVIVFNLGFARKLPLLKMVVVYVLLVIGSFGLWFLEFIFGAPILAVLAISAVVLGIYRFRLHLHRKEKSQNV; encoded by the coding sequence ATGGAATTTCTAGCTGAGCAAACGGTTCCGCTTGAAAGCATGCCGTGGCTTATGCAAGCGACGTACGAGAACCCATGGATTGGTTTTATTGCTTTTGTAGCGACAATCGTCCTTTGTGTGATCGTTTTCAATCTCGGTTTTGCGAGGAAACTGCCATTGTTGAAAATGGTCGTTGTTTACGTTTTGTTAGTCATTGGCAGTTTCGGGCTCTGGTTTTTGGAATTCATTTTTGGCGCGCCGATTTTAGCTGTATTAGCCATCTCTGCTGTCGTGCTAGGCATTTACCGTTTTCGGCTGCACCTCCACCGCAAAGAAAAATCGCAAAATGTATAA
- a CDS encoding aminotransferase class I/II-fold pyridoxal phosphate-dependent enzyme, translating to MGHDQEQTPLFTGLTEYAKKEPIPFHIPGHKRGAGMDADFRNFMGEEALSIDLINIAPLDDLHHPHGIIDQSQQLAAKAFGADYTFFSVQGTSGAIMTMIMSVCGPGDKIIVPRNVHKSVMSAIIFCGALPVFIHPELDFEHGIAHGVATESVAKAIRAHPDAKAVLVINPTYYGFTCDLKAIVELAHQAGIPVLVDEAHGVHIHFNDRLPLSAMQAGADMAATSVHKLGGSLTQSSILNVRAGLVSVEHTTAVMSMLTTTSTSYLLLASLDVARKHLATKGAQLLDETIELSIWMRHAINEIDGLYCLGSEKLCGSAVFSHDPTKLLISLKGLNISGFAAEVWLRDHYNIEVELSDLYNILCIITIGDTEEKLALLLRALTQLALEFSSTANRCASLPVHVANIPTLALSPREAFYAQTETVPFDESVGRIIAEFIMVYPPGIPILSPGELISEENLAYVKENLKAGLPVQGPEDATLSNLKVIKEQRAIR from the coding sequence ATGGGACACGACCAAGAACAAACCCCGTTATTTACGGGTTTAACCGAATATGCCAAAAAAGAGCCAATCCCTTTTCATATACCAGGCCATAAACGAGGAGCAGGCATGGACGCAGATTTTCGCAATTTTATGGGCGAAGAAGCGCTGTCCATTGACTTGATTAACATTGCACCTCTCGATGACTTACATCATCCTCATGGAATCATCGACCAGTCTCAGCAATTGGCAGCGAAAGCATTTGGAGCTGATTATACATTTTTCTCTGTACAAGGCACAAGCGGGGCCATCATGACTATGATCATGAGCGTATGCGGGCCTGGCGATAAAATTATTGTCCCTCGCAACGTTCATAAATCCGTTATGTCAGCAATTATTTTTTGTGGGGCATTGCCTGTGTTTATCCATCCAGAACTCGACTTTGAACATGGGATTGCTCACGGAGTGGCGACGGAGTCTGTTGCCAAAGCAATACGCGCTCATCCTGACGCAAAAGCCGTCCTTGTGATCAACCCTACTTACTACGGGTTTACTTGCGATTTAAAGGCGATTGTGGAATTAGCCCATCAAGCAGGCATTCCTGTACTTGTTGATGAAGCACATGGCGTACACATCCATTTTAATGATCGTCTGCCGCTAAGCGCAATGCAAGCAGGAGCAGATATGGCAGCGACGAGCGTGCATAAATTAGGAGGCTCGCTTACACAAAGCTCCATATTAAATGTTCGTGCCGGGCTTGTATCCGTTGAACATACAACGGCCGTTATGAGCATGTTGACAACCACTTCGACATCTTATTTACTCCTTGCCTCCCTGGATGTGGCGAGAAAACATTTGGCTACTAAAGGAGCCCAACTCCTCGATGAGACAATCGAATTGTCGATTTGGATGCGCCATGCAATTAATGAAATTGACGGCCTCTACTGCCTTGGCAGCGAAAAACTCTGTGGGTCTGCCGTATTTTCCCATGATCCCACGAAGCTGTTAATCTCTTTAAAAGGCTTAAACATTTCTGGTTTTGCCGCAGAAGTTTGGCTACGGGACCATTACAATATTGAAGTTGAACTTTCCGACTTGTACAATATTCTTTGCATCATTACCATTGGCGATACAGAGGAAAAGCTTGCTTTGTTGCTTAGAGCGTTAACGCAACTGGCGCTGGAATTTTCTTCAACGGCTAATCGTTGTGCATCTTTACCTGTCCATGTCGCCAATATTCCAACGCTCGCTCTTTCGCCCCGTGAAGCTTTTTATGCGCAAACAGAAACAGTGCCATTCGATGAATCAGTTGGCCGGATTATTGCCGAGTTTATTATGGTCTATCCTCCAGGCATCCCTATTCTTAGCCCAGGGGAATTGATCAGTGAAGAAAACCTCGCCTATGTGAAAGAAAACTTGAAAGCTGGCCTTCCTGTCCAAGGCCCAGAAGATGCTACACTTTCCAACTTGAAAGTGATTAAAGAGCAACGCGCCATTCGATAA
- a CDS encoding DUF1054 domain-containing protein: MPLPGFTKSDFETFLIDGLEERMAAIRSNIQPKFQVIGAELRDELSTLLGNEMFLHIAQHARRTTNPPNDTWLAVAGNKRGYKKHPHFQVGLFDDHLFIWLAFIYELPEKGNIAKTFLENKPLIEEVVPSDYVVSVDHTKKEANPLSELNLTQSLERFRDVKKAEWLVGRHFAKGSETVENGEQLMDAIRETVKTLLPLYQLSLTAAAPTH, encoded by the coding sequence ATGCCGCTACCTGGGTTTACAAAATCAGACTTTGAGACATTTTTAATCGATGGTCTAGAGGAAAGAATGGCCGCAATCCGTTCAAATATACAGCCAAAATTCCAAGTGATTGGCGCAGAACTTAGAGACGAGCTCTCGACGCTATTAGGGAATGAGATGTTTTTGCACATTGCCCAACATGCAAGGAGAACGACAAATCCGCCGAATGATACGTGGCTTGCTGTTGCGGGCAATAAACGGGGCTACAAAAAACACCCCCATTTTCAAGTCGGGTTGTTTGATGACCATCTCTTTATTTGGCTAGCGTTTATTTACGAGCTGCCGGAAAAAGGCAACATCGCCAAAACCTTTTTGGAAAACAAACCGCTTATAGAAGAGGTCGTCCCTTCTGATTATGTCGTTTCCGTTGACCACACAAAAAAAGAAGCAAACCCATTGTCAGAGCTTAATTTAACCCAATCTCTTGAACGGTTCCGCGACGTTAAAAAAGCAGAATGGCTCGTTGGACGCCATTTTGCAAAAGGGAGCGAAACAGTCGAGAATGGCGAGCAGCTTATGGACGCTATTCGCGAAACAGTCAAAACGCTGTTGCCTCTTTACCAGCTCTCGCTAACCGCTGCCGCCCCTACACATTGA
- a CDS encoding GapA-binding peptide SR1P: protein MQVGTIVCQHCNEAVEHFEGEKVSRLYAVSSCSRCQQQTTETLAKK from the coding sequence ATTGTTTGCCAACATTGTAATGAAGCCGTGGAGCATTTCGAAGGGGAAAAAGTCAGCCGTTTGTACGCGGTATCATCTTGCTCACGTTGCCAGCAACAAACGACTGAAACGCTCGCAAAAAAATAG
- a CDS encoding YlaI family protein — protein MKVKCVMCDKINDIEDFSTLAKRLRNRPIHTYMCDSCKARIEKRTIERKATGLFYTPHQKEKSDWP, from the coding sequence TTGAAAGTAAAATGTGTCATGTGCGACAAAATTAATGATATTGAAGATTTTAGCACCCTTGCCAAACGGCTGCGCAACCGTCCTATCCATACCTATATGTGCGACTCTTGTAAAGCAAGAATTGAAAAACGGACGATCGAGCGCAAAGCGACTGGCTTATTTTATACCCCCCATCAAAAAGAAAAGAGTGACTGGCCATAG
- a CDS encoding M48 family metallopeptidase: MNESAIQSPRETPYFVICLLFSILVYILAVISVIGIGIVLAVFAILYVTQLLAIGSIRGNGVRIHEHQFGDIYERVVAISKKMGIEKVPDVFVVEAEGLMNAFATRFWGKHMILLTSDVFDLAREAGEAELDFIIAHELTHIKRNHVWKNVLIAPAKLIPFLAQAYSRSCEYTCDRAAAYFTGNVVAAKRALAIFSIGKRLAPELNEEAFRQQIETDSNGAVWLSEVLSTHPILPKRIQSIAVFANEQGVNVYRQKGGVIALGLGLVVVGGAFVYGAVLLSIVFGSLIYGSFADELDPSFSSGYEQFNWSSTDTTNVGSSVDSSSSDRSPLFQAVIAEDNAKVKQLLQTGDFDVNETDSSGNSLLYHATFYENKELVEELLEAGADPNDYFQDDSPLVSAVYYDDYDTALLLLDYGADPYYEDSYGDSALSLMEAENEEELRDKLVFYAD, from the coding sequence GTGAACGAATCAGCAATTCAGTCACCACGAGAAACCCCCTATTTTGTTATTTGTCTCTTATTTAGCATTCTAGTCTACATACTTGCAGTCATTTCCGTTATTGGCATCGGTATTGTATTGGCTGTCTTTGCGATCTTGTATGTCACTCAATTATTAGCAATCGGTTCTATTCGTGGGAACGGCGTCCGAATTCATGAGCATCAATTTGGCGATATCTATGAGCGTGTGGTCGCGATTTCAAAGAAAATGGGTATCGAGAAAGTACCTGATGTGTTTGTCGTTGAAGCAGAAGGTCTAATGAACGCATTCGCAACGCGCTTTTGGGGCAAGCATATGATTTTACTCACCTCTGACGTATTTGACCTTGCAAGGGAAGCTGGTGAAGCGGAACTCGATTTTATTATCGCCCATGAATTGACCCACATTAAACGCAATCATGTGTGGAAAAATGTCCTTATTGCTCCAGCTAAGCTTATTCCCTTTTTAGCACAAGCGTATAGTCGCTCATGTGAGTATACATGCGACCGTGCTGCTGCTTACTTTACAGGAAATGTGGTTGCAGCAAAACGGGCTTTAGCGATTTTTAGCATTGGCAAGCGTTTAGCGCCAGAGTTAAATGAGGAAGCGTTCAGACAACAAATCGAAACCGATTCAAACGGAGCGGTTTGGCTTAGTGAAGTGTTGTCGACACACCCAATACTACCAAAACGAATTCAATCCATTGCTGTATTTGCTAACGAACAAGGAGTCAATGTTTATAGACAAAAGGGCGGTGTGATTGCTCTCGGACTAGGATTGGTCGTGGTGGGTGGCGCGTTCGTGTATGGTGCAGTCCTGCTCTCAATTGTGTTCGGCTCTCTCATATACGGATCGTTTGCTGATGAACTCGATCCATCCTTTTCTAGTGGATACGAGCAATTTAATTGGAGCAGCACCGATACGACAAATGTTGGGAGCAGCGTCGATAGTAGTTCTAGCGACAGGTCGCCATTGTTCCAGGCTGTCATTGCAGAAGACAATGCAAAAGTAAAACAACTTTTGCAAACGGGCGATTTTGACGTGAATGAAACGGATAGTTCTGGAAACTCGCTCCTCTATCATGCAACCTTTTATGAAAACAAAGAGCTAGTAGAAGAGCTGCTTGAGGCGGGGGCAGATCCAAATGACTATTTTCAAGATGACAGCCCGCTCGTTTCCGCCGTTTATTACGATGACTATGACACAGCCTTGCTTTTGCTTGACTACGGGGCAGACCCTTATTACGAAGATTCTTACGGCGACAGTGCCTTATCGCTAATGGAGGCAGAAAATGAAGAAGAACTTAGGGACAAATTAGTTTTTTATGCAGATTAA
- a CDS encoding NAD(P)-dependent oxidoreductase: protein MKVGFIGLGTMGLPMTRHLVEAGYETYVVSRSRGPIEKALAFGAVEASSPKALMETVDIVMTCLPLPSTIHDVYDGANGLIAGASPGKIVIDHSTVDRATNEWASSRLKEKGASFLDAPISGGPMGAEAGNLTIMCGGEEDAYERALPVLKAFGDYIVRVGETGSGTTVKLLNNMLIGVHQSALAECYVMAEKAGVDPAVAYEVIKRSAGFSKSMDWAVNAILDRQFEARFSINLLHKDIGLALKLADDIGMPLDVVKLGAEKVAKAKEKYGDQDVSAIIRPLEEATGTIVKRHKKESH, encoded by the coding sequence ATGAAAGTAGGATTTATTGGCCTGGGAACAATGGGGTTGCCGATGACGCGCCATTTAGTGGAGGCAGGCTATGAGACATATGTCGTCAGTCGCAGCCGTGGACCAATTGAAAAAGCGCTTGCATTTGGCGCTGTGGAAGCGAGCTCGCCAAAAGCGTTAATGGAAACAGTTGATATTGTGATGACATGTTTGCCGCTACCGTCAACCATTCATGATGTTTATGACGGTGCGAATGGACTTATTGCCGGTGCTTCGCCAGGCAAAATCGTCATTGACCATTCCACTGTGGACCGTGCGACTAACGAATGGGCGAGCAGCCGCTTAAAAGAAAAAGGAGCTTCGTTTCTAGATGCGCCAATTAGCGGTGGGCCAATGGGAGCCGAAGCCGGCAATTTAACGATTATGTGCGGAGGCGAGGAAGACGCATACGAAAGGGCGCTGCCTGTGTTAAAGGCGTTTGGCGACTACATTGTTCGCGTAGGCGAGACAGGGAGCGGCACGACGGTAAAGTTGCTCAACAACATGCTTATTGGCGTTCATCAGTCGGCGCTGGCAGAATGTTATGTCATGGCTGAAAAAGCCGGTGTTGATCCGGCTGTTGCCTATGAAGTTATTAAGCGAAGCGCTGGCTTTTCCAAAAGCATGGACTGGGCTGTAAATGCAATTTTGGACAGGCAATTTGAAGCCCGTTTTTCCATTAACTTGCTTCATAAAGATATCGGCTTGGCCTTAAAGTTGGCAGACGACATTGGTATGCCACTGGACGTCGTTAAATTAGGTGCTGAAAAAGTCGCAAAGGCAAAAGAAAAGTACGGAGACCAAGATGTTAGCGCTATTATTCGACCGCTAGAAGAAGCAACAGGGACGATTGTGAAACGCCATAAAAAAGAGAGCCATTGA
- the typA gene encoding translational GTPase TypA, whose protein sequence is MTVREELRNIAIIAHVDHGKTTLVDELLKQSGTFLQHETVQERAMDSNAIEKERGITILAKNTAINYKGTRINIMDTPGHADFGGEVERIMKMVDGVLLVVDAYEGCMPQTRFVLKKALEQKLAPIVVVNKIDRPAARPNEVVDEVIDLFIDLGADEDQLDFPVVYTSAINGTASLTPEKQDENMDALFQTVVEHIPAPVDNSDEPLQLQITLLDYNDYVGRIGIGRVFRGTIKVGQQVALMKLDGTVKQFRVTKLFGFLGLKRTEISEARAGDLVAVSGMEEINVGETVCPIEHQDALPPLRIDEPTLKMTFLVNNSPFAGSEGKFVTSRKLEERLKAELETDVSLRVENTDSPDMWVVSGRGELHLSILIENMRREGYELQVSKPEVIIREVDGVRCEPVERVQIDVPEEYQGAVMQSLGERKGEMVNMANTGSGQVRLEFLVPARGLIGYTTEFLTQTRGYGILNHSFDSYQPVTAGQVGGRRQGVLVSIETGKATQYGIINVEDRGTIFVEPGTEIYEGMIVGEHTRENDLTVNITKMKQQTNIRSATKEHTVTMKRPRILTLEEALEYLNDDEYCEMTPQSIRLRKKILNKSEREREEKRRKIASSK, encoded by the coding sequence ATGACTGTACGCGAAGAGTTGCGTAATATTGCGATCATTGCCCACGTTGACCACGGAAAAACGACATTAGTGGATGAACTCTTAAAACAATCTGGCACATTTTTGCAACATGAAACTGTGCAAGAAAGGGCAATGGATTCGAATGCGATTGAAAAAGAACGAGGCATTACCATTTTAGCAAAAAATACAGCAATCAATTACAAAGGAACACGTATCAACATCATGGATACGCCAGGACACGCCGACTTTGGAGGCGAAGTTGAGCGGATTATGAAAATGGTTGACGGTGTTCTTCTTGTCGTCGATGCTTACGAAGGCTGCATGCCGCAAACGCGTTTTGTTTTGAAAAAAGCACTTGAGCAAAAGCTGGCACCGATTGTAGTCGTGAATAAAATTGATCGCCCTGCAGCCCGGCCGAATGAAGTCGTGGATGAAGTCATTGATTTGTTTATCGATTTAGGCGCAGATGAAGACCAGCTTGATTTTCCGGTTGTCTACACTTCTGCTATAAATGGAACGGCATCCTTAACGCCAGAAAAGCAAGACGAAAACATGGATGCTCTTTTCCAAACGGTTGTTGAGCATATTCCTGCCCCAGTAGACAATAGCGATGAGCCATTGCAGCTGCAAATTACGTTGCTTGATTACAACGATTATGTTGGCCGTATTGGGATTGGCCGAGTATTTAGAGGCACGATTAAAGTGGGCCAGCAAGTGGCTCTCATGAAGCTTGACGGCACAGTCAAACAATTTCGAGTCACAAAACTGTTCGGCTTTCTTGGCTTAAAACGCACTGAAATTAGCGAAGCACGAGCTGGCGATTTGGTGGCTGTTTCGGGAATGGAAGAAATTAATGTTGGCGAAACGGTTTGTCCGATAGAGCATCAAGATGCGTTGCCACCGTTACGGATCGATGAACCGACACTTAAAATGACATTCCTAGTCAATAATTCACCTTTTGCCGGGAGCGAAGGGAAATTTGTAACAAGCCGTAAACTAGAAGAACGGCTTAAAGCCGAATTAGAAACCGATGTTAGTTTGCGCGTAGAAAACACAGACTCCCCTGATATGTGGGTTGTCTCAGGGCGTGGCGAGCTGCACTTGTCCATTTTAATTGAAAACATGCGCCGTGAAGGGTATGAACTACAAGTATCCAAACCGGAAGTCATTATCCGCGAAGTCGATGGTGTCCGTTGCGAACCGGTAGAACGTGTGCAAATTGATGTGCCAGAGGAATACCAAGGTGCTGTTATGCAATCTCTTGGGGAGCGCAAAGGCGAAATGGTGAACATGGCCAACACAGGAAGTGGACAAGTTCGGCTTGAATTTCTCGTACCTGCTCGTGGGTTGATCGGTTATACAACTGAGTTTTTAACGCAAACACGAGGGTACGGGATTTTAAACCATTCATTTGATTCCTATCAGCCGGTTACTGCTGGCCAAGTTGGCGGTCGACGCCAAGGAGTGCTTGTATCCATTGAAACAGGAAAAGCGACCCAATATGGGATTATCAATGTAGAAGACCGAGGCACCATCTTTGTAGAACCAGGCACAGAAATCTACGAAGGCATGATTGTTGGCGAGCATACACGGGAAAATGACTTGACTGTCAACATTACGAAAATGAAGCAGCAGACAAATATCCGTTCTGCGACTAAAGAGCACACGGTCACGATGAAACGGCCGCGCATTTTGACGCTAGAAGAAGCGCTTGAGTACTTGAATGATGATGAATACTGCGAAATGACGCCCCAATCGATTCGCTTGCGCAAAAAAATCTTGAACAAATCAGAACGGGAACGGGAAGAAAAACGGAGAAAAATCGCTTCAAGTAAGTGA
- a CDS encoding PhoH family protein, translating to MGKANQIYVLDTNVLLQDPYAIYQFQPHEVVIPAVVLEEVDSKKRNMDEIGRNARLIAKMVDQLRDGGKLHQGVVLDRGGVFRVELNHRSFKHLKDSFAEMTNDNRIIAVALNLQKEENEKANGCEVVLVSKDALVRVKADAFDLRTEDFLNDRVIETDKGYDGFETCYVDQEVIDQFYKSGQVSVTMLPDRSFFPNQFVVLKDHVQPSSSALGKVDLLGHSIKPLVGEHEHVWGIRPRNAQQKMALELLLRTDLPLVTMIGKAGTGKTLLALAAGLLQTEDLHLYKKLVVARPVVPLGKDIGYLPGEKEEKLKPWMQPIYDNLEFLFDTKKPGELDRILAGMSSIQVEALTYIRGRSIPDQFIIIDEAQNLTKHEVKTILTRVGERSKIVLMGDPEQIDHPYLDEYTNGLTYAVETFKKEALSGHVRLIKGERSALAQLAADLL from the coding sequence TTGGGGAAAGCTAATCAAATTTATGTATTAGACACAAATGTCCTGCTTCAAGATCCATATGCGATCTACCAATTTCAGCCGCATGAAGTGGTCATTCCCGCTGTCGTATTGGAAGAAGTGGATTCTAAAAAGCGAAATATGGATGAAATCGGGCGCAATGCACGTTTGATCGCAAAAATGGTCGACCAATTGCGTGATGGCGGCAAACTCCATCAAGGGGTCGTCCTTGATCGGGGCGGGGTATTCCGGGTGGAGCTAAATCATCGCTCTTTCAAGCATTTAAAAGATAGCTTTGCTGAAATGACAAATGACAATCGCATCATTGCGGTTGCCTTAAATTTGCAGAAGGAAGAGAATGAAAAAGCAAACGGATGTGAAGTCGTGCTTGTCAGCAAAGACGCGCTAGTTCGCGTTAAGGCAGATGCGTTTGATTTAAGAACAGAAGATTTTCTAAATGATCGCGTGATTGAAACAGATAAAGGCTATGATGGTTTTGAAACTTGCTATGTCGACCAGGAAGTCATCGACCAATTTTACAAAAGTGGCCAAGTGTCTGTGACAATGTTGCCTGACCGCTCCTTTTTCCCAAACCAATTTGTCGTTTTAAAAGACCACGTCCAACCTTCTAGTTCAGCGCTTGGAAAAGTCGATTTGCTTGGCCATTCGATTAAACCGCTTGTAGGCGAGCATGAGCATGTATGGGGAATTCGCCCACGTAATGCCCAGCAAAAGATGGCATTGGAGCTTCTGTTGCGGACAGACTTGCCGCTTGTGACGATGATTGGAAAAGCCGGGACAGGCAAGACGTTATTGGCGCTTGCTGCGGGGCTTTTGCAAACGGAAGACCTCCACCTTTATAAAAAGCTTGTTGTCGCCCGCCCTGTCGTCCCACTCGGCAAAGACATCGGCTATTTGCCAGGCGAGAAAGAGGAAAAACTAAAACCTTGGATGCAGCCTATTTACGATAATCTTGAATTTTTATTTGACACAAAAAAGCCAGGCGAGCTGGATCGGATTCTAGCGGGAATGAGTTCGATTCAAGTAGAGGCGCTTACTTACATTCGGGGCAGGAGCATTCCCGACCAGTTCATCATTATTGATGAAGCGCAAAATTTAACGAAACACGAAGTGAAGACGATATTAACGAGAGTTGGGGAACGCAGCAAAATTGTATTGATGGGGGACCCTGAACAAATTGACCACCCGTATTTGGATGAATATACAAATGGGCTAACGTATGCAGTGGAAACGTTTAAAAAAGAAGCGCTGAGCGGACATGTTCGATTGATCAAAGGAGAACGCTCAGCGCTAGCGCAACTTGCCGCGGACTTGCTTTAG
- a CDS encoding YlaN family protein translates to MTTNAVTSQSEKAYALLQADAEKIQKLIEVQLENLTMPQCPLYEEVLDTRMFGLSREIDFAIRLELVEEEKGKMILSELERKLALLHEASMRK, encoded by the coding sequence TTGACGACGAATGCTGTGACTAGCCAGAGCGAGAAAGCGTACGCGCTCTTGCAGGCAGATGCAGAAAAAATTCAGAAACTCATTGAAGTGCAGCTAGAAAATTTGACGATGCCGCAATGCCCCCTCTACGAAGAGGTTTTAGATACGCGGATGTTTGGCTTGTCAAGGGAAATTGACTTTGCCATCCGTCTTGAATTAGTAGAGGAAGAAAAAGGGAAAATGATTTTAAGCGAATTGGAACGCAAACTTGCGCTGCTGCATGAAGCTTCTATGAGAAAATAA
- a CDS encoding inositol monophosphatase family protein — METTWVELERQARAWIVEAGDAIKQALHQPFHIDAKSGPNDLVTDVDKSTESFFYDNIVATYPNHHFLGEEGVADRLDTLDGIVWIIDPIDGTMNFVHQKRNFAISVGIYENGKGKVGLVYDVMSGELFHAIEGVGFFINDRKQSPAKGNELAQSVIGINGNWLVKDNLPIQPDLVDIAKACRGTRSYGSAALEMAYVASGLLDAYISPKLSPWDYAGGAVLLQEAGCKTTRFNGEALSLLERGSIVAAKPALHETLVATYLHKGEST, encoded by the coding sequence ATGGAGACGACATGGGTAGAACTTGAAAGGCAAGCACGTGCGTGGATCGTTGAGGCGGGAGACGCAATTAAGCAAGCGCTTCACCAGCCGTTTCACATTGATGCCAAATCGGGCCCTAATGATTTGGTAACCGATGTGGATAAAAGCACGGAATCGTTTTTTTATGACAATATTGTAGCCACGTATCCAAACCATCATTTCCTTGGCGAAGAAGGGGTTGCCGATCGCCTTGATACGCTAGACGGCATTGTATGGATTATCGACCCGATTGACGGCACAATGAACTTTGTCCACCAAAAACGAAATTTTGCGATCTCTGTAGGCATTTACGAAAACGGAAAGGGGAAAGTCGGACTTGTTTATGATGTGATGTCAGGCGAGCTATTTCACGCTATCGAAGGTGTTGGCTTTTTCATCAATGACAGAAAACAATCGCCTGCAAAAGGAAATGAGTTAGCTCAGTCGGTAATCGGCATTAATGGCAATTGGCTTGTGAAGGACAACTTGCCGATCCAGCCTGACTTGGTAGACATCGCTAAAGCATGCCGGGGAACACGCAGTTACGGATCTGCGGCCCTTGAAATGGCTTATGTAGCGAGCGGTTTACTGGATGCATACATAAGTCCAAAATTGTCCCCATGGGATTATGCTGGCGGCGCTGTTTTGTTGCAAGAAGCAGGATGCAAGACAACCCGTTTTAATGGAGAGGCATTGTCGCTGCTGGAAAGAGGGTCAATAGTCGCTGCAAAACCGGCTTTGCATGAAACATTAGTAGCCACATACTTGCATAAGGGGGAGAGCACATGA
- a CDS encoding UPF0223 family protein gives MNIPINYDWSQEEIVVVAEFFDRIALAVEQGVNAGEIKAHYNRFKGVVPAKSEEKQLFREVDEQLGISCYKIVKRALEAAEHELIKG, from the coding sequence ATGAATATTCCAATTAATTACGACTGGTCGCAAGAAGAGATTGTCGTTGTCGCTGAGTTTTTTGACCGTATCGCGCTTGCTGTAGAGCAAGGCGTGAACGCCGGGGAAATCAAGGCTCACTATAACCGGTTCAAAGGGGTGGTACCTGCTAAGTCTGAAGAAAAACAGCTATTCCGGGAAGTAGATGAGCAACTGGGTATTTCCTGTTATAAAATCGTGAAGCGAGCACTGGAAGCAGCGGAACATGAGCTTATAAAAGGCTAA
- a CDS encoding DUF5325 family protein, translating to MKKENLLFLTLSIITVLCIMAIGVAVAERSLVIAIVAILGIFLSMGLGFSRRKKNESNHNSF from the coding sequence TTGAAAAAAGAGAATCTATTGTTTTTAACGCTTTCAATTATAACGGTATTGTGCATTATGGCAATTGGCGTTGCAGTGGCAGAGCGGAGTCTCGTTATAGCCATTGTTGCGATTTTAGGTATTTTCCTTTCAATGGGACTCGGCTTTAGCCGCAGGAAAAAAAATGAATCGAACCATAACTCTTTTTAA